One segment of Solanum stenotomum isolate F172 chromosome 1, ASM1918654v1, whole genome shotgun sequence DNA contains the following:
- the LOC125873287 gene encoding uncharacterized protein LOC125873287 — MNQLIRILSKGEKPLLLVGPLTSVPPFPFPPIATHYLPANGHVTECKGSSALTPFKSVVGFLQSWWERRFGRRWVIDLCIRKIMRILLDFEIVEKMPRAENKLRKHIHCCCLLLRVLYSSFCFTLQVSCSFKLLKLKLPKK, encoded by the exons ATGAATCAGCTAATAAGA ATCTTGTCTAAAGGAGAAAAGCCTCTTCTATTGGTAGGTCCTCTCACTTCCGTtcctccttttccttttcctccgatagctactcattatcttcCTGCAAATGGTCATGTGACAGAGTGCAAGGGTAGCTCTGCTCTGACGCCCTTTAAGAGTGTTGTTGGCTTCCTCCAG AGTTGGTGGGAAAGGAGATTTGGAAGAAGATGGGTGATTGATTTATGTATACGAAAAATTATGAGGATTTTGCTCGATTTTGAGATCGTCGAGAAGATGCCCAGGGCTGAAAATAAGCTCCGAAAGCACATACATTGTTGTTGTCTTCTCCTCAGAGTGCTCTACTCAAGTTTTTGTTTCACCCTTCAGGTTAGTTGTTCATTCAAATTATTGAAGCTTaagttaccaaaaaaataa
- the LOC125873279 gene encoding bZIP transcription factor 11-like — translation MASSSGTSSGSSFLQNSGSEEDLQQLMDQRKRKRMISNRESARRSRMRKQKHLDDLMGQVSNLRKENNQILTSMNVTTQHYLNVEAENSILRAQLSELSRRLESLNEIIAVLDANNNCNGLVMDHNEPYSFNFVQNDIMLDGFNVTNSWNYLSANHPIMTADVLQY, via the coding sequence ATGGCTTCGTCAAGTGGTACATCATCAGGTTCATCGTTTTTACAAAACTCAGGTTCAGAAGAAGATCTTCAGCAATTAATGGATCaaaggaagagaaaaagaaTGATATCGAACCGCGAATCAGCAAGAAGATCAAGAATGAGAAAACAGAAACATTTGGATGATTTAATGGGTCAAGtatcaaatttaagaaaagaaaataaccaGATTTTGACAAGTATGAATGTTACCACACAACATTATCTTAATGTTGAGGCTGAAAATTCAATATTGAGAGCTCAATTAAGTGAACTTAGCCGTAGGCTTGAGTCACTTAATGAAATCATTGCAGTTTTGGATGCAAACAACAATTGTAATGGACTTGTCATGGACCACAATGAGCCTTATAGCTTCAATTTTGTTCAAAATGACATTATGCTTGATGGGTTCAACGTGACCAATTCTTGGAATTATCTATCTGCCAATCACCCCATTATGACTGCCGATGTCTTGCAGTACTGA